In Rhinoderma darwinii isolate aRhiDar2 unplaced genomic scaffold, aRhiDar2.hap1 Scaffold_4571, whole genome shotgun sequence, one DNA window encodes the following:
- the LOC142717776 gene encoding histone H2A type 1-like: MSGRGKQGGKVRAKAKTRSSRAGLQFPVGRVHRLLRKGNYAQRVGAGAPVYLAAVLEYLTAEILELAGNAARDNKKTRIIPRHLQLAVRNDEELNKLLGGVTIAQGGVLPNIQAVLLPKKTESSKSAKSK, from the coding sequence ATGTCTGGAAGAGGAAAGCAAGGAGGCAAAGTGCGGGCTAAAGCCAAGACCCGCTCATCCCGGGCCGGACTTCAGTTCCCTGtcggtcgtgtgcacagacttCTCCGCAAGGGCAACTACGCTCAGAGGGTCGGCGCCGGCGCTCCGGTCTACCTGGCCGCTGTGCTGGAATATTTGACCGCTGAGATCCTGGAACTGGCCGGAAATGCCGCCCGGGACAACAAGAAGACCCGAATCATCCCCCGTCACCTGCAGCTGGCCGTGCGCAATGACGAGGAGCTCAACAAACTGCTGGGTGGTGTGACCATCGCTCAGGGAGGCGTCCTGCCCAACATCCAGGCCGTTCTGCTGCCCAAGAAGACCGAAAGCAGCAAAAGCGCCAAGAGCAAGTGA
- the LOC142717778 gene encoding histone H2B 1.1-like: MPEPAKSAPAPKKGSKKAVTKTQKKDGKKRRKSRKESYAIYVYKVLKQVHPDTGISSKAMGIMNSFVNDNFERIAGEASRLAHYNKRSTITSREIQTAVRLLLPGELAKHAVSEGTKAVTKYTSAK; this comes from the coding sequence ATGCCTGAGCCCGCCAAGTCTGCCCCGGCGCCCAAGAAAGGCTCCAAGAAAGCCGTGACCAAGACACAGAAGAAGGACGGCAAGAAGCGGAGAAAGAGCAGGAAGGAAAGCTACGCCATTTACGTGTACAAGGTGCTCAAGCAGGTCCACCCTGACACCGGCATCTCGTCCAAGGCCATGGGCATCATGAACTCCTTCGTCAATGACAACTTCGAGCGCATCGCAGGGGAAGCCTCCCGCCTGGCTCACTACAACAAGCGCTCCACCATCACCTCCCGGGAGATCCAGACTGCCGTGCGCCTGCTGCTGCCTGGAGAGCTGGCCAAGCACGCCGTGTCCGAGGGCACCAAGGCCGTCACCAAGTACACCAGCGCCAAGTAA
- the LOC142717775 gene encoding histone H3: protein MARTKQTARKSTGGKAPRKQLATKAARKSAPATGGVKKPHRYRPGTVALREIRRYQKSTELLIRKLPFQRLVREIAQDFKTDLRFQSSAVMALQEASEAYLVGLFEDTNLCAIHAKRVTIMPKDIQLARRIRGERA from the coding sequence ATGGCCAGAACAAAGCAGACCGCGCGTAAATCCACCGGCGGGAAAGCGCCCCGCAAGCAGCTGGCTACTAAAGCTGCACGGAAGAGCGCTCCCGCTACCGGCGGAGTGAAGAAGCCTCATCGTTACCGCCCGGGCACAGTCGCTCTCCGTGAAATCCGCCGCTACCAGAAGTCCACGGAGCTTCTTATCCGTAAGCTGCCCTTCCAGCGCCTGGTGCGAGAGATCGCTCAGGACTTCAAGACCGATCTGCGCTTCCAGAGCTCAGCAGTCATGGCTCTGCAGGAGGCCAGCGAGGCTTATCTGGTCGGACTGTTTGAGGATACCAACCTGTGCGCCATCCACGCCAAGAGGGTCACTATCATGCCCAAAGACATTCAACTGGCCCGCAGGATCCGTGGTGAGAGGGCTTAG
- the LOC142717777 gene encoding histone H1.11R-like produces the protein MAETAPAAAVPPAEPAAKSKKQPKKPAAGGAKKNKKPSGPSVSELIVKAVSASKERSGVSLAALKKALAAGGYDVDKNNSRLKMALKTLVTKETLLQVKGSGASGSFKLNKKQQETKDKAAKKKPAAAAKSPKKTPAKSLTKAKRPAAAKKVAKSPKKPKPAPKKITKSPAKKAAKPKAAKSPAKKAAKSPAKKAAKSPAKKAPKAAKSPAKKASKSRKTVAKK, from the coding sequence ATGGCAGAGACCGCACCAGCCGCCGCTGTCCCTCCCGCCGAGCCGGCCGCCAAATCCAAGAAGCAGCcgaaaaaacctgcagcagggggcgccaagaaaaacaaaaaaccctccgGTCCCAGCGTGTCCGAGCTCATCGTGAAAGCCGTGTCCGCCTCCAAAGAGCGCAGTGGGGTGTCTCTGGCCGCCCTGAAGAAGGCTCTGGCTGCTGGAGGATACGATGTAGACAAGAACAACAGCCGCCTGAAGATGGCGCTCAAGACTCTGGTGACCAAGGAAACCCTGCTCCAGGTGAAAGGCAGCGGCGCCTCCGGCTCCTTCAAGCTGAACAAGAAGCAGCAGGAGACTAAGGACAAGGCGGCCAAGAAGAAGCCGGCGGCTGCTGCCAAATCCCCGAAGAAGACTCCGGCCAAGAGCCTGACAAAGGCCAAGAGGCCTGCCGCTGCCAAGAAGGTGGCGAAGAGCCCCAAGAAGCCAAAACCTGCCCCCAAGAAAATAACAAAGAGCCCAGCAAAGAAGGCGGCCAAGcccaaagctgccaagagtccggctaagaaagctgccaagagtccggctaagaaagctgccaagagtccggcaaAGAAAGCGcccaaagctgccaagagtccggctaagaaagcgTCTAAATCCAGGAAGACCGTGGCGAAGAAATAA